A genomic stretch from Rhineura floridana isolate rRhiFlo1 chromosome 18, rRhiFlo1.hap2, whole genome shotgun sequence includes:
- the TMEM38A gene encoding trimeric intracellular cation channel type A has protein sequence MDLVGALDVGDLAAAFARLPVFPVFDLGYFVVSILYLKYEKGAVELSCQSPFASWVCAMLYCFGSYILADLLLGEAPIDYFSNNSSMLLATAVWYMTFYCPLNLFYKCVSFLPVKLVFVAMKEVVRVRKIAAGVHHAHHHYHHGWLIMVITGFVKGSGVALMSNFEQLLRGIWKPETNELLHMTFPSKASLYGALLFTFQQAHWLPISKATLIFFFTLFMIVCKVFLTATHSHGSPFTPLEGAVCPIFFGSMPTGHHDHHHHHGGGQEPVPPLAPQLPAKSREELNEGTRKRKAKKVE, from the exons ATGGACCTGGTGGGGGCCCTGGACGTGGGCGATCTGGCGGCCGCCTTCGCCCGCCTGCCCGTCTTCCCGGTCTTTGACCTCGGCTACTTCGTCGTCTCCATCCTCTACCTCAAGTACGAGAAAG GTGCGGTGGAGCTCTCCTGCCAAAGCCCCTTCGCCTCCTGGGTCTGTGCAATGCTCTATTGCTTTGGCAGCTACATCCTGGCTGACCTGCTGCTCGGAGAAGCCCCGATTGACTACTTCAGCAACAACTCCAGCATGCTCCTGGCCACAGCAGTCTG GTATATGACTTTCTACTGTCCCTTGAATCTCTTCTACAAGTGCGTCAGTTTCCTGCCTGTCAAACTCGTTTTCGTGGCTATGAAGGAGGTGGTCCGAGTGCGCAAGATTGCTGCCGGGGTCCACCACGCTCACCATCACTACCATCACGGCTGGCTGATCATGGTTATCACTGGGTTTGTCAAAG GTTCTGGAGTTGCCTTGATGTCCAACTTTGAGCAGCTCTTGCGTGGCATCTGGAAGCCGGAAACAAATGAGCTCCTGCACATGACCTT CCCCTCAAAAGCCAGCCTGTACGGGGCATTGCTCTTCACCTTCCAGCAAgcccactggctgcccatctccaAAGCCACCCTGATCTTCTTCTTCACCCTCTTCATGATCGTCTGCAAG GTGTTCCTGACGGCAACTCACTCCCACGGCTCACCATTCACACCCCTGGAAGGCGCTGTGTGCCCCATTTTCTTTGGCTCCATGCCCACCGGCCAccatgaccaccaccaccaccacggagGCGGCCAGGAGCCGGTCCCCCCCCTGGCTCCCCAGCTGCCAGCCAAATCGAGAGAGGAGCTCAATGAAGGCACCCGGAAGCGGAAAGCCAAGAAGGTCGAATGA
- the SMIM7 gene encoding small integral membrane protein 7: MLGDLLLFGTLLVNAGAVLNFRLKKKESQGFGEEVREPTTGDNIREFLLSLRYFRIFIALWNIFMMFCMIVLFGS; the protein is encoded by the exons ATGCTGGGGGACTTGCTGCTTTTTGG GACACTCTTGGTCAACGCAGGAGCAGTGTTAAACTTCAGGCT GAAGAAGAAGGAGAGTCAGGGTTTTGGTGAAGAAGTGAGAGAACCGACAACAG GTGATAACATTAGGGAGTTTCTGCTGAGCCTGAGATACTTCCGGATCTTCATTGCCCTGTGGAATATCTTCATGATGTTCTGCATGATTGT GCTGTTTGGATCTTAA
- the MED26 gene encoding mediator of RNA polymerase II transcription subunit 26 isoform X1: MTAAPGPSPQQIRDRLLQAIDPNSNIRNMVAVLEVISSLEKYPITKEALEETRLGKLINDVRKKTKNEELAKRAKKLLRNWQKLIEPVTQNEAALRGLPNLPGSANGGAHNCRVDPPPGAVIGLKPVQDVKNRNDVQKLHSPKPEKPGNRKRKGGFRDGLQGPPAPLPKASKASYEVLQNSSPPPTNGVGGSPDSFPSPPDGSLPPGPDAVRAELGENDKPSKIPINAVRPHTSSPGLFKTSGASSLVYSAVFQQQQQVKVEEAEEAVAAASSAAATQPRSPRCSTFSPRNVQMETFVRQHTTYSPKGSTSASSPRPPLPDAPVGAPLSPSPPALVQPAMLPVLAKRLEGSQQAGLEASLHGSQEQQAAPESQLRLTVGASPSSGVGSLPAEPLAGFSPDASKVDSDSTASGSDGKKKKTYRPKDYVVNLDGQALEGGVKPVRLKKERRLTFDPMTGEIKPLAQRDSLQVDPLPALAEQHRTGIGEQEAKPPLQSPFEQTNWKELSRNEIIQSYLNRQSSLLSSSGVQTPGAHYFMSEYLKQEESTRRDARKTHVLAPHSKPTDLPGVTREVTREDLARICSHRWPGVNGCYDTQGNWYDWTQCISLDPHGDDGRLNILPYVCLD; this comes from the exons ATGACAGCGGCTCCGGGACCCTCCCCGCAGCAGATCAGGGACCGGCTGCTGCAGGCCATCGACCCCAACAGCAAC ATACGTAACATGGTGGCGGTACTGGAGGTGATCTCCAGCTTGGAGAAATACCCCATCACCAAAGAGGCACTCGAG GAAACGAGGCTGGGGAAGCTCATCAATGATGTGAGGAAGAAAACCAAGAATGAGGAGCTTGCCAAGCGAGCCAAGAAGCTGCTGCGGAACTGGCAGAAGCTGATTGAGCCGGTCACGCAGAACGAGGCAGCCTTGAGGGGGTTGCCAAATCTGCCTGGGTCAGCCAACGGCGGGGCTCACAATTGCCGGGTGGACCCTCCACCTGGGGCTGTAATTGGATTGAAACCCGTCCAAGATGTGAAGAACAGGAATGACGTCCAGAAGTTGCACTCTCCAAAGCCAGAGAAGCCGGGGAATCGGAAAAGGAAAGGGGGGTTCCGGGACGGTCTCCAGGGGCCTCCTGCGCCACTCCCAAAAGCTTCCAAAGCCAGCTATGAAGTATTACAAAACTCTTCCCCGCCCCCCACGAATGGGGTTGGGGGCAGCCCAGACAGTTTCCCCAGTCCTCCAGATGGGAGCCTTCCCCCAGGGCCAGATGCTGTCAGGGCTGAGCTTGGTGAAAATGACAAGCCCAGCAAGATCCCCATCAATGCAGTCCGGCCTCACACCAGCTCTCCGGGGCTCTTCAAGACTTCGGGCGCATCCTCACTGGTCTATTCCGctgtgttccagcagcagcaacaggtgaaagtggaggaggcggaggaggcagtggcagcagcttctTCTGCTGCCGCCACCCAGCCCAGGAGCCCCCGTTGCTCCACATTCAGCCCCAGGAATGTCCAGATGGAAACGTTTGTGCGGCAGCACACCACGTACTCCCCCAAGGGTTCGACGTCTGCCTCCTCTCCAAGGCCGCCTCTCCCAGATGCACCGGTGGGGGCGCCCTTGTCGCCTTCTCCCCCTGCTCTGGTGCAGCCGGCGATGCTGCCGGTGCTAGCAAAGAGACTGGAGGGTTCTCAGCAGGCAGGATTGGAGGCATCTCTGCACGGCAGTCAGGAGCAACAGGCAGCCCCTGAGAGCCAGCTTCGGCTCACCGTGGGGGCCTCTCCCAGCAGTGGGGTGGGCTCTCTCCCAGCAGAGCCTCTGGCAGGCTTCTCGCCAGATGCATCAAAGGTGGACAGCGATAGTACTGCGTCGGGGTCTGACGGCAAGAAGAAGAAAACGTACCGGCCCAAGGACTACGTGGTCAACTTGGACGGGCAGGCGCTTGAAGGGGGGGTCAAGCCTGTGCGGTTAAAAAAGGAGCGGCGGCTGACCTTTGACCCCATGACAGGCGAGATCAAGCCTCTAGCCCAGCGGGACTCTTTGCAGGTGGATCCCCTCCCTGCTCTTGCTGAGCAGCACAGGACAGGCATCGGGGAGCAGGAGGCCAAGCCCCCCCTGCAGAGTCCTTTTGAACAAACAAATTGGAAAGAATTGTCCCGGAACGAAATCATCCAGTCCTATTTAAACAGGCAGAGTAGCTTGCTCTCCTCTTCTGGGGTGCAGACTCCGGGGGCTCACTACTTCATGTCTGAATATTTGAAACAGGAGGAAAGCACTAGAAGAGATGCCCGGAAGACCCACGTCCTGGCTCCCCACAGCAAGCCCACGGACTTGCCCGGGGTGACGCGGGAGGTGACGCGGGAGGACCTTGCCAGAATATGTAGCCACCGTTGGCCGGGCGTGAATGGTTGCTATGACACACAGGGTAACTGGTATGATTGGACGCAGTGCATATCCCTTGACCCGCATGGGGATGATGGGCGCCTGAATATCCTGCCTTACGTCTGCTTAGACTGA
- the MED26 gene encoding mediator of RNA polymerase II transcription subunit 26 isoform X2, whose translation MTAAPGPSPQQIRDRLLQAIDPNSNETRLGKLINDVRKKTKNEELAKRAKKLLRNWQKLIEPVTQNEAALRGLPNLPGSANGGAHNCRVDPPPGAVIGLKPVQDVKNRNDVQKLHSPKPEKPGNRKRKGGFRDGLQGPPAPLPKASKASYEVLQNSSPPPTNGVGGSPDSFPSPPDGSLPPGPDAVRAELGENDKPSKIPINAVRPHTSSPGLFKTSGASSLVYSAVFQQQQQVKVEEAEEAVAAASSAAATQPRSPRCSTFSPRNVQMETFVRQHTTYSPKGSTSASSPRPPLPDAPVGAPLSPSPPALVQPAMLPVLAKRLEGSQQAGLEASLHGSQEQQAAPESQLRLTVGASPSSGVGSLPAEPLAGFSPDASKVDSDSTASGSDGKKKKTYRPKDYVVNLDGQALEGGVKPVRLKKERRLTFDPMTGEIKPLAQRDSLQVDPLPALAEQHRTGIGEQEAKPPLQSPFEQTNWKELSRNEIIQSYLNRQSSLLSSSGVQTPGAHYFMSEYLKQEESTRRDARKTHVLAPHSKPTDLPGVTREVTREDLARICSHRWPGVNGCYDTQGNWYDWTQCISLDPHGDDGRLNILPYVCLD comes from the exons ATGACAGCGGCTCCGGGACCCTCCCCGCAGCAGATCAGGGACCGGCTGCTGCAGGCCATCGACCCCAACAGCAAC GAAACGAGGCTGGGGAAGCTCATCAATGATGTGAGGAAGAAAACCAAGAATGAGGAGCTTGCCAAGCGAGCCAAGAAGCTGCTGCGGAACTGGCAGAAGCTGATTGAGCCGGTCACGCAGAACGAGGCAGCCTTGAGGGGGTTGCCAAATCTGCCTGGGTCAGCCAACGGCGGGGCTCACAATTGCCGGGTGGACCCTCCACCTGGGGCTGTAATTGGATTGAAACCCGTCCAAGATGTGAAGAACAGGAATGACGTCCAGAAGTTGCACTCTCCAAAGCCAGAGAAGCCGGGGAATCGGAAAAGGAAAGGGGGGTTCCGGGACGGTCTCCAGGGGCCTCCTGCGCCACTCCCAAAAGCTTCCAAAGCCAGCTATGAAGTATTACAAAACTCTTCCCCGCCCCCCACGAATGGGGTTGGGGGCAGCCCAGACAGTTTCCCCAGTCCTCCAGATGGGAGCCTTCCCCCAGGGCCAGATGCTGTCAGGGCTGAGCTTGGTGAAAATGACAAGCCCAGCAAGATCCCCATCAATGCAGTCCGGCCTCACACCAGCTCTCCGGGGCTCTTCAAGACTTCGGGCGCATCCTCACTGGTCTATTCCGctgtgttccagcagcagcaacaggtgaaagtggaggaggcggaggaggcagtggcagcagcttctTCTGCTGCCGCCACCCAGCCCAGGAGCCCCCGTTGCTCCACATTCAGCCCCAGGAATGTCCAGATGGAAACGTTTGTGCGGCAGCACACCACGTACTCCCCCAAGGGTTCGACGTCTGCCTCCTCTCCAAGGCCGCCTCTCCCAGATGCACCGGTGGGGGCGCCCTTGTCGCCTTCTCCCCCTGCTCTGGTGCAGCCGGCGATGCTGCCGGTGCTAGCAAAGAGACTGGAGGGTTCTCAGCAGGCAGGATTGGAGGCATCTCTGCACGGCAGTCAGGAGCAACAGGCAGCCCCTGAGAGCCAGCTTCGGCTCACCGTGGGGGCCTCTCCCAGCAGTGGGGTGGGCTCTCTCCCAGCAGAGCCTCTGGCAGGCTTCTCGCCAGATGCATCAAAGGTGGACAGCGATAGTACTGCGTCGGGGTCTGACGGCAAGAAGAAGAAAACGTACCGGCCCAAGGACTACGTGGTCAACTTGGACGGGCAGGCGCTTGAAGGGGGGGTCAAGCCTGTGCGGTTAAAAAAGGAGCGGCGGCTGACCTTTGACCCCATGACAGGCGAGATCAAGCCTCTAGCCCAGCGGGACTCTTTGCAGGTGGATCCCCTCCCTGCTCTTGCTGAGCAGCACAGGACAGGCATCGGGGAGCAGGAGGCCAAGCCCCCCCTGCAGAGTCCTTTTGAACAAACAAATTGGAAAGAATTGTCCCGGAACGAAATCATCCAGTCCTATTTAAACAGGCAGAGTAGCTTGCTCTCCTCTTCTGGGGTGCAGACTCCGGGGGCTCACTACTTCATGTCTGAATATTTGAAACAGGAGGAAAGCACTAGAAGAGATGCCCGGAAGACCCACGTCCTGGCTCCCCACAGCAAGCCCACGGACTTGCCCGGGGTGACGCGGGAGGTGACGCGGGAGGACCTTGCCAGAATATGTAGCCACCGTTGGCCGGGCGTGAATGGTTGCTATGACACACAGGGTAACTGGTATGATTGGACGCAGTGCATATCCCTTGACCCGCATGGGGATGATGGGCGCCTGAATATCCTGCCTTACGTCTGCTTAGACTGA